The following coding sequences are from one Deinococcus roseus window:
- a CDS encoding LptF/LptG family permease — translation MRRRIDEYVITEVLPLLMAGMLVVVLLLLIAVFVEVLGPILAKGANPLLVGKLIAFSIPEAVGRGLPIALLFAVLIAMTRLAADSEIKGALAGGISPGRLLSPVMVLSVVVALVSFVNVALFVPRSTERALQTQRDILLDNPRVLVKEGTVFKDALNRAIYIDEILPGNQLKGVQVIQLNVSESPRELISADRGLLESKTGTIVLYDGQRVTYRDAKPVTVANFKEARLPVQDLQATFTGGLKSVLVNLPLQELWARVKEARERGFPAFAENTALQRKFAEPAAAIAFGFFAVTLALYSFRSGTSVGLVWVLSLTFLYYATWSVFRVMGENGALPPVVAAWAPDALYVLAGLGLLVVTSRR, via the coding sequence ATGAGGCGTCGCATCGATGAATACGTCATCACCGAAGTGCTGCCCCTCCTGATGGCTGGCATGCTGGTGGTGGTCCTGCTGCTCCTGATTGCCGTGTTTGTGGAGGTGCTGGGACCCATCCTGGCCAAAGGTGCCAATCCCCTGCTGGTGGGAAAACTGATTGCTTTCAGCATCCCTGAGGCGGTGGGAAGGGGCCTGCCCATTGCCCTGCTTTTTGCGGTGCTGATTGCCATGACCCGTCTGGCTGCAGACAGCGAGATCAAAGGGGCGCTGGCCGGAGGGATTTCTCCGGGCCGCCTGCTCAGCCCGGTGATGGTGCTCAGCGTGGTGGTGGCCCTGGTCAGTTTTGTGAATGTGGCATTGTTCGTGCCCAGAAGCACCGAGCGTGCCCTGCAAACCCAGCGGGACATCCTGCTGGACAACCCCCGGGTGCTGGTCAAAGAGGGAACGGTGTTCAAAGATGCCCTCAACCGGGCCATCTACATCGATGAAATTTTGCCCGGAAACCAGCTCAAAGGGGTGCAGGTCATTCAGCTGAATGTGTCCGAGTCTCCCCGTGAACTGATTTCTGCAGACCGGGGTTTGCTGGAAAGCAAAACCGGGACCATTGTGCTCTACGACGGACAGCGCGTGACCTACCGGGATGCCAAACCAGTGACCGTGGCCAACTTCAAAGAGGCGAGGTTGCCGGTGCAGGATTTGCAGGCCACTTTCACTGGAGGTCTGAAGTCGGTGCTGGTGAATTTGCCCCTGCAGGAACTGTGGGCCAGGGTCAAAGAAGCCCGTGAACGCGGCTTTCCTGCATTTGCTGAAAACACTGCCCTTCAGCGCAAGTTTGCCGAGCCTGCAGCGGCCATTGCCTTCGGGTTTTTTGCGGTGACCCTGGCCCTTTACTCTTTCCGCTCAGGAACCAGTGTGGGTCTGGTGTGGGTCCTCAGCCTCACCTTTCTGTATTACGCCACCTGGAGCGTATTCCGGGTGATGGGGGAGAACGGTGCACTGCCTCCGGTGGTGGCCGCCTGGGCACCAGATGCCCTGTATGTGCTGGCCGGGCTGGGGCTGCTGGTGGTGACTTCCCGAAGATGA